From Mycolicibacterium cosmeticum, a single genomic window includes:
- a CDS encoding epoxide hydrolase family protein, with protein MLDDLHSRLSAYRRAVLPAGFGWDRGVDGDYLADLLGYWAHSYDWRVHEQEILALPWTLTGAGHDTPIRLIHVPSKDPDAVAVVLLHGWPDSVLRFQKVVPLLSDLHVVVPALPGYPFAAPVARRGVDSAVAADAIAAAMAELGYDHYVLSAGDVGCDVTEVLADRHREHVSALHLTDVSQYRYLVNPPTDITDAERAYMAHGHRWQEAEGGYMHLQRTKPHTVAVALNDSPAGLAAWILEKLRSWTDCDGEVESVFTRDQLLTWITAYWVSGAIGTSFTPYVEGGINPDGWIDIPTAFTIFPKDLVNAPQEFAARFFNVQAYTEHTSGGHFAAWECPAEYAAGMRTAVTLADLRRLSRK; from the coding sequence GTGCTCGATGATCTGCACAGCAGGCTGTCCGCGTACCGGCGCGCGGTACTCCCGGCCGGTTTCGGGTGGGACCGCGGCGTCGATGGCGATTACCTGGCCGACCTCCTGGGCTACTGGGCGCATTCCTACGACTGGCGCGTCCACGAGCAGGAGATCCTGGCCTTGCCGTGGACACTGACCGGAGCCGGGCACGACACCCCGATCCGGCTGATCCATGTGCCATCGAAGGACCCGGACGCCGTCGCTGTCGTGCTCCTCCACGGTTGGCCCGACTCGGTGTTGCGGTTCCAGAAGGTCGTGCCGCTGCTCTCGGATCTCCACGTCGTCGTTCCCGCACTGCCCGGCTATCCTTTCGCCGCACCCGTCGCCCGCCGCGGAGTGGACTCGGCCGTCGCTGCGGACGCGATCGCCGCAGCGATGGCCGAGCTCGGCTACGACCATTACGTTCTGTCGGCCGGTGACGTCGGCTGCGACGTCACCGAAGTACTCGCCGACCGCCACCGGGAGCACGTCAGCGCGTTGCACCTCACCGACGTCTCGCAGTACCGATACCTGGTAAATCCCCCCACCGACATCACCGACGCAGAACGCGCCTATATGGCGCACGGCCACCGCTGGCAGGAAGCCGAGGGCGGTTACATGCATCTGCAGCGGACCAAGCCTCATACGGTGGCAGTCGCGCTCAACGATTCTCCCGCGGGTCTAGCCGCCTGGATACTTGAGAAGCTGCGCTCGTGGACCGACTGCGACGGTGAGGTCGAGTCAGTCTTCACCCGCGACCAGTTACTCACCTGGATCACCGCGTACTGGGTCAGCGGAGCGATCGGCACGTCCTTCACGCCCTATGTCGAGGGCGGCATCAATCCGGACGGGTGGATCGACATACCCACCGCCTTCACGATCTTCCCGAAGGACTTGGTGAACGCCCCACAAGAATTCGCCGCGCGCTTCTTCAACGTCCAGGCATACACCGAGCACACCAGCGGAGGACATTTCGCGGCGTGGGAATGCCCTGCCGAATACGCTGCCGGAATGCGTACTGCGGTCACGCTCGCTGACCTGCGACGCCTGTCGCGCAAGTAA
- a CDS encoding glycosyltransferase, translating into MNAVDISVVIPVRNGAAFISKQLEALVNQETWASFEVIVADNGSTDQTVAIAQQFLLEDPRVRVADASRGPGANVARNVGINLSRGQYVLLTDADDVVHPGWIQAYWQAFLDGADTAGGGLNRVLADGTVLSRESKLYRSQVGGAVYANATNCGFARRVFDAVGGFDEKLIGTADEVEFFCRTQRAGYQMRLVPAAVVDKLQHTDLSTAFDQYFNFGRGETILAQKFRPRLLAAGVVVVAIQTAIWGALWATVGRAARFRRITVQRFAFNMGMLVQAARSLSNRAEHAESQARKAIPN; encoded by the coding sequence GTGAACGCCGTAGACATCAGCGTTGTCATCCCTGTTCGCAACGGCGCGGCCTTCATCAGCAAACAATTGGAGGCGCTGGTCAATCAAGAGACGTGGGCATCCTTCGAGGTCATCGTGGCAGATAACGGGTCGACCGATCAGACAGTGGCAATTGCTCAGCAGTTCCTGCTCGAAGACCCGCGAGTCCGTGTCGCCGATGCCTCACGTGGCCCGGGGGCGAACGTCGCCCGAAACGTGGGAATTAACCTCTCCCGTGGTCAATATGTGTTGCTGACGGACGCGGATGACGTAGTGCACCCCGGCTGGATCCAGGCATACTGGCAAGCATTCCTCGATGGCGCCGACACGGCCGGCGGCGGGCTGAACCGCGTGCTGGCCGACGGCACAGTCCTAAGCCGGGAGTCGAAGTTGTACCGGTCCCAGGTGGGCGGAGCCGTATACGCCAACGCGACGAACTGCGGATTCGCTCGGAGAGTTTTTGACGCGGTCGGCGGGTTCGACGAGAAGCTCATCGGCACAGCCGACGAGGTGGAGTTCTTCTGCCGCACGCAACGCGCCGGATACCAGATGCGTCTGGTTCCCGCGGCGGTGGTGGACAAATTGCAGCACACCGACCTCTCCACTGCGTTCGATCAGTACTTCAACTTCGGGCGAGGTGAGACGATTCTCGCGCAGAAATTCCGCCCGCGACTGCTTGCCGCCGGCGTCGTCGTGGTCGCAATCCAAACAGCCATCTGGGGCGCCTTATGGGCCACTGTTGGCCGAGCAGCTCGATTCCGCCGAATCACCGTGCAACGATTCGCATTCAACATGGGAATGCTGGTCCAGGCGGCCCGCTCCCTTTCGAATAGGGCTGAGCACGCGGAATCTCAGGCCCGCAAAGCTATCCCGAACTGA